One part of the Vicia villosa cultivar HV-30 ecotype Madison, WI linkage group LG6, Vvil1.0, whole genome shotgun sequence genome encodes these proteins:
- the LOC131612271 gene encoding probable 2-oxoglutarate-dependent dioxygenase AOP1, which translates to MDSQTSQKLPAIDFTNINLANRELVKSQVYQALVEYGCFEATFDKIPLHLRKAMFDAIQELFDLPLEIKTLDACKMNHQGYVGQTPVIPLFESLGIDHANIFQRVDTITNTWWPQGNPSFSKTINSFSVKLAELDETIRKMVLESLGVEKYIEEHMKSTDYLLRVMKYKSPQTNDKKLGLVPHTDQTLVTILYQNQVGGLEVMTKDEKWISFKPSSPHSFLVLVGDSFKAWSNGRLHSPFHRVMMSGNETRYSLGLFTLPKKGCIVNAPDELVDEEHPLLFKPYDFVEFLNYRYSEEGFRDPFSLRTYCGV; encoded by the exons ATGGACTCACAAACCTCTCAAAAGCTTCCAGCCATAGACTTCACCAACATCAACTTAGCCAATAGAGAGTTGGTTAAGTCCCAAGTCTACCAAGCACTAGTAGAATATGGTTGTTTTGAAGCCACTTTTGATAAAATTCCTTTACACCTTCGCAAAGCCATGTTTGATGCAATACAAGAGCTGTTTGATCTTCCTCTAGAGATTAAAACACTCGATGCATGTAAGATGAACCATCAAGGTTATGTTGGGCAAACTCCTGTAATACCACTTTTTGAAAGCCTTGGTATTGACCATGCAAATATTTTCCAGAGAGTGGATACCATAACCAACACCTGGTGGCCTCAAGGAAACCCTAGTTTTAG CAAAACTATAAATTCCTTTAGTGTGAAGCTAGCAGAGTTGGATGAGACCATTAGGAAGATGGTTTTGGAAAGTTTGGGTGTTGAAAAGTACATAGAAGAGCACATGAAGTCAACTGATTACCTTCTCCGAGTTATGAAATACAAAAGTCCACAAACCAATGACAAAAAATTAGGCCTGGTGCCACACACAGATCAGACCCTTGTGACCATATTGTACCAGAATCAAGTGGGGGGTTTAGAAGTAATGACAAAAGATGAGAAATGGATAAGCTTCAAGCCTTCTTCTCCACATAGCTTCCTAGTTTTAGTCGGTGATTCATTTAAA GCATGGTCAAATGGGAGGTTGCATTCACCATTCCATAGAGTGATGATGAGCGGGAATGAGACAAGATATTCTTTAGGGTTGTTCACTCTCCCAAAAAAAGGATGTATTGTTAATGCTCCAGATGAGTTGGTGGACGAGGAACACCCTTTGCTCTTTAAGCCTTATGATTTTGTTGAGTTTCTAAACTATCGTTACTCCGAAGAAGGTTTTAGAGATCCATTTTCTCTACGCACTTACTGTGGTGTTTGA
- the LOC131612272 gene encoding N-alpha-acetyltransferase MAK3: protein MESTNKDEPEISKLDFNDSDIEYISYGGEHHLPLIMNLVDEELSEPYSIFTYRYFVYLWPHLSFLAFHKGRCVGTVVCKMGEHRNTFRGYIAMLVVIKPYRGRGIATELVTRSIKVMMESGCDEVTLEAEVTNKGALALYGRLGFIRAKRLFHYYLNGVDAFRLKLLFPRPELHTQYGSHMHSDHRDSQILE from the exons ATGGAAAGTACCAACAAAGACGAACCAGAAATCTCCAAACTAGATTTCAATGATTCCGACATCGAATACATCAGTTACGGCGGCGAACACCACCTCCCTCTTATCATGAACCTCGTCGACGAAGAACTCAGCGAACCTTACTCCATCTTCACTTATCGTTACTTCGTCTATCTATGGCCTCATCTTTCTTTCCTG gCATTTCATAAGGGTAGATGTGTGGGTACGGTGGTGTGTAAAATGGGGGAGCATCGGAACACTTTTAGAGGATACATTGCTATGCTTGTTGTTATCAAACCCTACAGAGGAAGAGGCATTG CTACAGAACTTGTTACTAGGTCTATCAAGGTGATGATGGAATCTGGCTGTGATGAG GTTACATTGGAAGCAGAGGTCACAAATAAAGGAGCACTTGCACTCTACGGTCGTCTTGGCTTTATTAGAGCTAAACGTCTCTTTCACTACTATTTGAATGGAGTCGATGCTTTCCGTCTCAAACTTTTATTTCCTCGTCCAGAGTTGCACACACAATACGGGAGCCACATGCATAGTGATCACAGGGATTCACAAATTCTTGAATGA